The following are from one region of the Methanofollis sp. genome:
- a CDS encoding elongation factor 1-beta, with the protein MGKVAVILKLMPESAEIAVEDLKTAIKATVPGIDDVREEPIGFGLFALKVAAVIEDEEGATDALESKLAAVEGIASAEITDVNRMI; encoded by the coding sequence ATGGGAAAAGTCGCCGTCATTCTGAAACTCATGCCTGAATCAGCCGAAATTGCGGTTGAAGACCTCAAGACGGCCATCAAGGCCACAGTTCCGGGCATTGACGACGTCAGGGAAGAACCGATCGGTTTCGGGCTCTTCGCTCTCAAGGTCGCCGCCGTCATCGAGGATGAAGAAGGCGCCACCGACGCCCTGGAGTCGAAACTCGCCGCCGTCGAAGGCATTGCAAGCGCCGAGATCACCGACGTCAATCGGATGATCTGA
- a CDS encoding malate dehydrogenase, translated as MSKVTVVGATGRLGSFASHSISGIPHVDEVLLMGRPGREQSLAGLCHDLTDSCAARGIGTAFTWSTRPEDYADSDVVVVTAGVPRQEGQDRIDLALGNARIIAPIAEEVGSHAPEAIVLMITNPVDVMTAVFLRYSRMDPRQVFGLGTHLDSMRLKALIADHFHVHVSEVHTRIIGEHGDSMVPLWSATTIGGIRISNLPAFSSLPMEDMVNRVKSSGSFIIKNSGATVYGPGDAIATLIQTVLANENRILTVSCYIKSEVHNVGNTCIGVPARVNREGVFPVAIRIEENELAAFRASVEKIRGITQQVLEKMDEIRSSD; from the coding sequence ATGTCAAAAGTCACTGTTGTCGGAGCCACGGGAAGGCTTGGCTCTTTTGCTTCTCATTCCATCTCAGGTATCCCTCACGTCGATGAGGTGCTTCTCATGGGGCGGCCTGGCAGGGAACAATCTCTTGCAGGTCTCTGTCATGATCTCACAGACTCGTGCGCCGCACGCGGGATAGGGACGGCCTTTACCTGGAGCACACGCCCCGAAGACTATGCCGACTCAGACGTTGTCGTGGTCACGGCAGGGGTGCCGCGCCAGGAAGGACAGGACCGTATCGACCTCGCCCTCGGGAACGCCCGGATCATCGCTCCGATCGCCGAAGAGGTCGGCAGCCACGCTCCTGAAGCGATCGTCCTCATGATCACGAACCCGGTCGATGTGATGACCGCGGTCTTTCTCCGGTACTCGAGGATGGACCCGAGACAGGTCTTCGGTCTGGGCACCCACCTGGACTCTATGCGGCTGAAGGCACTGATCGCCGACCACTTCCACGTCCATGTGAGCGAGGTCCACACACGCATCATCGGCGAACACGGCGATAGCATGGTCCCGCTCTGGTCCGCGACGACGATCGGCGGCATCAGGATCTCGAACCTGCCGGCGTTTTCCAGCCTCCCGATGGAGGATATGGTGAACAGGGTCAAAAGCAGCGGCAGTTTCATCATCAAAAACAGCGGGGCAACGGTCTATGGGCCGGGCGACGCCATCGCAACCCTGATCCAGACGGTCCTTGCAAACGAGAACAGGATCCTCACGGTCTCCTGTTACATCAAGAGCGAGGTCCACAATGTCGGGAACACCTGCATCGGCGTACCGGCACGGGTCAACCGCGAGGGCGTATTCCCTGTGGCGATCAGGATCGAGGAGAACGAACTGGCCGCGTTCCGCGCCTCGGTCGAGAAGATCCGCGGCATCACGCAGCAGGTCCTGGAAAAAATGGACGAGATCAGATCATCCGATTGA
- a CDS encoding zinc finger domain-containing protein produces MAMEKCTSCNAPLVERGATRFNCPGCGNEIRRCAQCREQSIAYTCEKCGYQGP; encoded by the coding sequence ATGGCTATGGAAAAATGCACGTCATGCAACGCACCCCTCGTCGAACGTGGTGCGACCAGGTTTAACTGCCCCGGCTGTGGGAACGAGATCAGGCGCTGTGCCCAGTGCAGGGAACAGAGCATCGCCTACACCTGTGAAAAATGCGGGTACCAGGGGCCATAA
- a CDS encoding uridylate kinase: MDLPVVVKVGGSLTDRAAAVVGEVLDAGVPALIVPGGGQFADAVRTLAPPDTPAHWMAVAAMEAYGWYLSSFGIPVTADLAVPESPAVFLPYAALRAHDPLPHSWAVTSDTIAAWAARETGASLVLVKSVDSLTRGGVPLAAVREPFPCDEVDPLLLPYLFDHHIPAWIVNGRVEGRLLRLLEGEGVPCTRVHPSI, translated from the coding sequence ATGGACCTGCCAGTCGTCGTCAAGGTCGGGGGGAGCCTGACAGACCGCGCCGCCGCCGTGGTCGGAGAGGTGCTCGACGCCGGGGTGCCGGCCCTGATCGTGCCCGGCGGCGGGCAGTTCGCCGACGCCGTCAGGACCCTCGCGCCGCCCGACACCCCTGCCCACTGGATGGCGGTCGCCGCCATGGAGGCCTACGGCTGGTACCTCTCCTCCTTCGGCATCCCGGTGACCGCCGACCTCGCCGTGCCCGAGAGCCCGGCGGTCTTCCTCCCCTACGCCGCCCTCAGGGCGCACGACCCCCTCCCGCACTCCTGGGCCGTCACCTCGGACACCATCGCCGCCTGGGCCGCCCGGGAGACCGGGGCCTCTCTTGTCCTGGTCAAGTCGGTGGACAGCCTGACGCGCGGCGGCGTCCCCCTCGCCGCAGTCCGCGAGCCCTTCCCCTGCGACGAGGTCGACCCCCTCCTCCTCCCGTACCTCTTCGACCACCACATTCCCGCATGGATCGTGAACGGCCGGGTCGAAGGCCGCCTCCTCCGACTCCTCGAAGGTGAGGGCGTGCCCTGTACCCGCGTCCACCCGAGCATTTAA